One genomic segment of Candidatus Bathyarchaeia archaeon includes these proteins:
- a CDS encoding 50S ribosomal protein L16 — protein MKARNYREVKGMPYTRLEYVHGAPQPKITKFTFGKPSENYTYKVSLISEKRVQIRHNALEAARVAANRYLQEKLGDRFFMRVMILPHVILRENKMIFGAHADRLQEGMRRAFGKPIGRAARVEPNQEIIMVQVDESGLEAAKEALRRAEAKLPTPCRIVIEKLSTPTAHV, from the coding sequence ATGAAAGCGCGAAACTACCGTGAAGTTAAGGGCATGCCATATACAAGACTAGAGTATGTTCACGGTGCCCCGCAGCCTAAAATAACTAAGTTCACTTTTGGAAAACCATCAGAAAATTACACTTATAAAGTTTCGCTTATATCCGAGAAAAGAGTTCAGATTAGACACAATGCCCTTGAAGCAGCCCGCGTTGCAGCTAACCGATATTTACAGGAAAAGTTAGGCGATAGATTTTTCATGCGTGTTATGATTCTTCCACATGTCATTTTAAGAGAGAATAAAATGATTTTTGGCGCTCATGCTGATAGGCTCCAAGAAGGAATGCGTAGGGCATTCGGTAAACCCATTGGCAGAGCAGCCCGCGTTGAGCCAAATCAGGAGATAATTATGGTTCAAGTTGATGAGAGCGGCTTAGAAGCCGCTAAAGAGGCCCTTAGGAGAGCTGAAGCAAAATTACCAACTCCATGTAGAATAGTCATTGAGAAATTATCTACTCCAACAGCTCATGTTTAA